Part of the Bacillus andreraoultii genome is shown below.
GTATCGTTGGTGCTTCTGGTACAGGTATCCAAGAAGTAACAGCAATGATTGATAAATTAGGCGGCGGTGTTGTTCATGCCATCGGTACAGGAGGTCGTGACTTAAGTGATAAAGTTGGTGCCATCACTGTTATGGATGCAATTGTTGGTCTTGAACATCATGATCCAACTGAAGTGATTGTTGTTATCTCAAAACCACCTGCACCTGCAGTAAGAGATCGTGTTGTTCAATTACTACACGATGTAAGTAAACCAGTCGTTGCCATCTTCTTAGGTGAAAAACCAGATCACCACGAAGGCGACGTATACTTAGCACATACATTAGAAGAAACAGCTAGAATTGCAGTTGATCTTGCAAATGGTGAAAAAGTAAAACCAAACTACTACGAAGCGGTAAAACATGATGTTACCCCTCTTCCTAGTGGTAAGACGGTTAAAGGTTTATACTCTGGTGGTACATTAGCTGCTGAAGCTGGAATGATGATTTCTGAAGCATTAGATCTTGGTGGCCTAATTAAAGAAGAAGGTTACATCTTAAAAACACATGGCTTTGAAGTAATGGACCTTGGTGATGACATCTATACACAAGGTAAACCACATCCAATGATTGACCCAGAGGTTCGGATTAACAAAATTTTAGGATATGCAAAAGATCCGGAAACAGGCGTCATTCTTCTTGACTGTGTTCTAGGTTACGGTTGCCATCCTGACATGGCTTCAGCTCTTGCTCCAACAATTAAAGAAGCGATTGAAATAGCAAAAGCTGATGGACGCGAATTACACTTCATTGGCACAGTTGTTGGTACAAAACAAGACCCACAAGATTACAACCAAGCAGTAAGAACATTAGAAGAAGCTGGAGTGACCGTTGAAGAAAGTAACGCAAAAGCAGTTCATCTAGCTCTTAAATTTATGGGTAAAGAATTAGTTGAACCAGATAAAGAAGTAGTTCCCTACAATAATCCTAAAAACCCACTACCAAAATTAAGTAGTGCAGTTGATGAATTATTAAACTCGATGCCACGAGTTATTAACATTGGTCTTGAAAGCTTCAACGAACCAATTCTTAAATACGGCGGTGAATCCGTACAATTCAATTGGAGACCAATCGCTGGTGGGAATAAGAAATTAATCAAGATTCTTAACGCATTAAGCAAGCGAGAAGACGAAATCAATGCATGGAACGATGAAGTTATTGAACGTATGAAAAATGCACAACCATTCTTGATGGACGTTGTTCCCGCACATACGGTTATCCCAGAATTAGCGGGTAACAATAAAGTATTGCTTCATGCTGGACCACCAATCAAATGGGATGAAATGACTGGTCCAATGCAAGGTTCTTGTATCGGTGCCACACTATTTGAAGGCTGGGCATCAACAGAAGAAGAAGCAGTTAAATTACTTGAATCTGGTGAAGTTGAGTTTATGCCATGTCATCATGCACATGCAGTAGGACCAATGGGTGGGATTACATCTGCAAATATGGCTGTGCTCGTTGTTGAAAATAAATTAGACGGTACAAAAGCTTATTGTACAATGAACGAAGGTATTGGTAAAGTATTACGCTTTGGTGCATACTCTCAAGAAGTTGTTGATCGTCTAAAATGGATGAAAGATGTTCTTGGACCGGTATTAAGCCAAGCAATTAAAGGTAAAGGCGATGGAATTAACATCAATGTTATCATTGCAAAAGCAATTACAATGGGTGACGAATTCCACCAAAGAAATATTGCAGCTTCTCTAATCTTCTTAAAAGAAGTTGCACCGAAAATTGTTGAACTTGATATAGAAGAATCTAAGAAAAAAGAAGTCATGCAATTCTTAGCTGATACAGACCAATTCTTCCTTAACATCATGATGGCAACTGGTAAAGTAATTGTTGACTACGCACGTCAAGTCCAAAACGGTACAGTAGTCACAACGATGACAAGAAATGGTAGAAACTTTGGAATTCGTATCAGTGGAATGGGTGATGAATGGTTTACAGCACCTGTTAATACACCAAAAGGTTTATACTTCACAGGTTTTACTGAAGAAGATGGAAACCCAGATATCGGTGACAGTGCAATCACTGAAACTGTTGGTGTCGGTGGTATGGCAATGGTTGCGGCACCTGGTGTTACTCGTTTCGTTGGTGCTGGCGGTTTTGATGATGCACTTAAAGTTTCAAATGAAATGGCAGAAATTAGCATTACTCAAAATTCCAACTGGAGCATTCCAACTTGGGACTTCAAAGGAGCTTGCTTAGGTATCGACTTACGTAAAGTCGTTGAAACGGGTATTACTCCGCTTATCAATACTGGTATTGCTCATAAAGAAGCAGGTGTTGGACAAGTAGGAGCAGGAACAGTTCGAGCACCACTTGCTTGTTTCGAAAAAGCACTTGAAGCATATGCAGCAAAATTAGGCATCGTTGTTGAATAAAAATGAGTTTCTATGAATTTGAATACGGGGTAAAAAGCAATTTTTTATCCCGTATTTTATCGAAACAACAAAATGGAAAAGTGCATAGCATCTTTCAAAGTAGCTTAAATATTCAATTTGGAAAAAGTTTAATCCATATTGGCCCTTTAGGAACACCGCTTTCTAGCTTTGGGATAAATATTCCAAAGTTGAAATTAAAAACGATATTAAACAAAGTAACGATTGGGGATACAGTAGAATCTGTTGATAGGAAGATTTTTATTAGAACATTTCAAGCGGTTTTTGTCGTTCATATAGATAAATTTACTACAATAGATTTACGTATACATCCGGCCCCAATAGATACGAGGAAATTAAAGAGAAATGCGATTTACAAGATGATCCTTGGAATAAATTACAATACAATGTCAGGGATGATTCAATCTCAGCATGAGAAAAATATGTTATATAAGCTTCTATCATGCCGTAACGATTCTATAGTTATTAAAGAAGTTATTCGTTATTTTTTTGGTAGAGGGATTGGATTAACTCCAAGTGGTGATGATTTTCTTTCAGGTATTGTCATGGTGGAATCGTTCTTTGCTCAAACTACTACTTGGCAATCTATGTTGGAAAAACATATAAAGGTTTATGAAACAACCGATGTTAGCTTGAATTATTACTATTCTCTTTTAAGTGGATTTGTTAGTGAAAATTTTTTGAACTTATTTCGGAACTTATATATTGATGTTTACACTACAAAGGCAAAGAGAATTGTGAAAGACGTAACAAATTATGGACATACATCTGGTTATGATACGTTACTCGGTATTATAGTCGCGATAAAACTAAATATATTGGAGGAGTAAGTATGGAGAATACAGCAAATAAAGTGAATGCGAAACATCAGGCTGTTGAAGTCTCTGAAAAGTATTGGTGGAAAGTTGTCATATTATTTACGATTGGTTGGGCATTAATGTATGCAGACCGTACAATCTTAAACCCAGTTCAAGCAATTATTGGAGATCAATTTGGTCTAAGCAACTCACAAATTGGTTTAATTAATAGTGTTTTCTTCTTAACATACGCGATTACACAAATTCCTGGTGGTGTCATTGGTGATAAATATGGAAGAAAAATGGTTGTTGCTGCCGGCTTTGTTCTGTTCGGTTTAACAACTGGATTAACAGGTCTTGCAGGTACTTTTGGAATTTTCATGATTTGGCGTGCTCTTACAGGAATCGGGGAAGGTTTTTACTATGGACCACAATATGCCCTTTCTACTGAATCAATTCCAACAAAGAATTTAACTTTAGGTACAGCAATCATTAACAGTGGACAAGCTCTAGGTATTTCAGGTGGTTATTTACTATCAAGTAAATTAGTTTTACAAGATGGTGCACATTGGAGTCGACCATTCTATGTTATGGCTATTCCAACAATTATCGTCGGGATTTTATTCTATGTTATGCTTCATGAAAAAGTCGTTCGTCCTGAAGATAAAGGGAAGGCAACAACTCAAGCAAAATCAGAAGGTCCAAAAGAAAAAGTATCTATTGGATCAATTTTCAAAAATAGAAACTTAATATTTATCTTTATTATGTGTTTCTGTTCACTTTATGGATTCTTCGTTGTTACGACTTGGTTACCTCAATTTTTACAAGCAGAAAGAGGTTATGCAGGAACAGAAGTTGGGTTCATTTCTTCATTAGTTCCTTGGGCTTCGATTCCAGGGGCGGTTATCTTTGCACGACTATCTGACAAACTAAAGAAATCAAAACTACTAATTTTCATTCTTGTACCATTAGCTGCCATTTCAATTGTTGCTGTAGCCAATGTTCAAAGTCATACAGCTTTAATTATTGCACTAATTTGCTATGGCTTATTCGGTAAATTAGCTCTTGATCCAATTATGGTTGCTTTTGTTACGAAACATGCACCAAAAGTGGCGTTATCTACCGCATTAAGTGCTTATAACTTTATTGGGATGACAAGTTCTATTTTAGCACCATACCTTACTGGTTGGTTTGTTGATATGATCGGTTCTATGCAAATCAGTTTCTATATTTCAGGTGTATTGTTAATTGTTGGTTTAATCTTTATCGTCTTTACACAAGAAAACCCAACAAAACAAGTTAAGTAAACAAATTCTATCGAGGTGAGACAACAATGGGAAAAAAAATAGTCGTTGCATTAGGTGGTAACGCCATTTTAACAGACGATCCAACAGCACAAGGACAACAAAAAGTCCTTAAATATACAGCAGAAAAATTAGCAAATCTAGTTAAACAAGGTCACCAATTAGTTGTTACACACGGAAATGGTCCACAAGTAGGGAACTTATTAAACCAACAACTTGCTGCAAATTCAGAGAAGAACCCAGCTTTACCACTAGATACATGTGTTGCAATGACTCAAGGTAGTATTGGCTATTGGACACAAAATGCATTAAATGAAGTATTCCAACAACAAAATATAAAAAAACAAGCAGTCTCTGTAGTTACACAATGTTTGGTTGATAAAAATGACCCAGCATTTAAAAATCCGGCTAAACCTGTAGGTCCTTTCTTAACGGAAGAAGAAGCAAAAGCAGCTCACACACAAGATGGAGCTACTTATAAAGAAGATGCAGGTCGCGGATTTAGAAAAGTTGTTCCTTCTCCAAAACCAAAAGCAATTATTGAATATCCAATGGTAAAAAACTTAATTGAAAGTGGCTTTGTTACAATTTCAGCTGGCGGTGGTGGCGTACCTGTTATTGAAACAGAAACAGGCTACCAAGGAGTAGAAGCGGTTATCGACAAAGACTTTGCTGCTGCAAAATTAGCAGAAATGCTCGAAGCAGATTACTTTATTATCCTTACAGGGGTAGACAATGTATATATTAACTTTGGTAAGGAAAATCAACAAAAACTTGAAGATGTCCATATTTCTGAGTTAAAAGAATATATCGATCAAAATCAATTTGCTGCAGGCAGTATGTTACCAAAAGTAGAAGCGGTTATTGAATTTCTAGAAAATCGCCCACAAGCAGCTGCAATTATTACATCTTTAGAAAACCTAGAAAACCTTAAAAATGGATTGACAGGAACCGTTGTTAGAAATAGCCATTTACGGATGGTTAGCGATATGCATAACTAAAGCTATTGGTATATAAATAAGGAACTGGAATGAACCATTTCAGTTCCTATCCAACATTATTTAAAACACTAGAAGCTCGTAACGAAACGGGTGAAGTACGCCAAGGCATTTACGATTGCATTGTACAAGCGGTATAAATGCACGTATGGAGTGATAAAAATTCACGAAATTTCCAGCAGGGGCTAGGAGAGGGTAAGATGGGTAAAAAAATAAAAATGAACATGACCACTCAAATCATTATCGCTACAGTATTAGGCATATTTTTCGGCTTAGTATTAGGGGAACGCATGACAGCTGTAGATGTTGTTGGCAATATTTTCCTTCGTTTAATTCAAATGGCAATCGTCATTTTAGTTATGGGCCAAGTAATCGAAGCTGTTGGAAATTTGAATCCGAAACAACTTGGAAAATTAGGATTAAAAACGATTTCTGTCTTCATGCTATCTTCCTTTCTTGCAGCAGCATTTGGTGTATTCATGGGATTTTTATTTCAACCAGGTTCCGGGATTGATTCAACAAAAATTACCGGGGGCAATCTCCCTGAAGCTCCACATAGCTCTTTAAAGGAAACCATATTAAACTTCTTTCCTCAAAATATTTTTAGTTCAATGGCAGAAGCATCCATTGTCCAAGTGATTACCTTTGCTGTTTTATTCGGGCTTGCTGTTAGTTTTGTTAGAATAGAAAATCCGAAGAACCAAATCTTGCAAGTAACAGAGCAATTTAATCAAGTTATTTTACGAATGATTGGGTTAATCATGAAAACTGCACCAATTGGGATATTTTTTATTTTATCTTCCACAATTGGAAAAACAGGTGCCCAAGTCTTATTACCTTTACTAAAATATTTAGGTGTTTATGCATTAGCAACATTCCTCTTCTTATTAGCATGGTTTATCATCGTATCTCTATATTGCCGAGTGTCAATCATTCAATTAACGAGAAATTTAACAGAAATGTCAGTTATGGCATTAACGACAACATCATCTGCAATTACATTACCCGTTGCATTAAGAGATTCTCAAGAAAAGCTTGGAATTCATGAAAGAGTAGCTAAATTAGTTCTCCCACTTGGGATGTCACTGAATAGCAATGGTTCGGCTATGCATATGGCAATGACAATTATTACGATAGCACAAATATTTGGTTACTCTTATTCAATCGGGGATTATGTGAACATTGCTATACTCGCGACATTAGCATCATTGGCGAACGCAGTTGTTCCTGGTGCAGGGCTCGTTTCCTTATCCATTGTCATTCCACAAATGGGCTTACCGCTAGAAAGTATAGCCTTATTTGCTGGAGTAGAATGGTTTGTTGGAATGCTACGAACGATATTAAATGTTGATTCTGATACATTAAGTGCTCTTATCGTTGCGAAAAGTGAAGATGCGATTGACTATGACATTTTTAATGGAAGAAAGAGTCAGATGAGAAAATCTGTGTTAAAAAACATTGGTTAACCTTATTCAGAAGATGCCCCTTACATCTATAAGTGAGGGATGCATGTAAAGTCGCATTTTATATTGGAAAAAATTTCGAGATGCCTCCGTAATGGGGGCTATTATTTTGGGGAAACTAAACGTAAATATATTTATATCTCTTGATAATGTGTAATTCTATACAAGACAGTTAATAAAAACTTATGGTAAAATAATAAAGGTTATTGTAGAATTTTGTAGTTTCATGTAATATATTAGAGATTTTGTTGTAAAAGCACCAAAATTAACTGACTAATTGAAAGTGAGGCGTTCATTGATGGGAAAAGTATACGTATTTGATCATCCTTTAATTCAGCATAAACTTACATACATAAGAAAAAAAGAAACGGGTACGAAGGAATTTCGTGAATTAGTAGATGAAATTGCTACATTGATGGCTTTTGAAGCAACTCGTGACCTACCGTTAGACGAAATTGAAATTGAAACTCCAGTGGCAAAAACAAAATCAAAAGTATTATCAGGTAAGAAAATTGGCGTTGTTCCTATTTTACGTGCGGGTATGGGAATGGTTGATGGAATCTTAAAGCTTATTCCCGCCGCAAAAGTTGGTCATATTGGGTTATATCGTGATCCAGAGACATTAAAACCGGTGGAATATTATGTGAAATTTCCTTCAGATATTGAAGAACGGGATTTTATCGTTGTTGATCCGATGCTCGCAACAGGTGGTTCTGCGATTGAAGCCATTCATAGTTTGAAAAAACGTGGTGCAAAACATATTATTTTTATGTGCCTGATTGCTGCCCCAGAAGGATTACATGCATTAGAAGAAGCACATCCAGATGTAGATATTTACATTGCCGGATTAGATGAAAAATTAAATGAAAAAAGTTATATCGTCCCTGGATTAGGTGATGCAGGAGACCGTCTATTTGGTACAAAATAAACAAAGTTATTTATGTATAAAAACGAGTATGAGCTGGAAGAAAGGACTCCTTATTCCAGCTTTTTTTAAAATTGGAGGAAGCTCTTCATGCAACGAATAAAAGTCATGTTGATTTTCGGTACAAGACCAGAAGCAATAAAAATGGCACCGCTTGTATTGGAACTAAAAAAACGACCCCAACAATTTGAAACGATTGTAACCGTAACAGCCCAACATCGGCAAATGCTCGATCAAGTATTGGAAACCTTTCATGTTACACCTGATTATGATTTGAATATGATGGCGGATAGACAAACGCTAATAGATTTAACGGTGAAAGGATTAGCTGGTTTAGATAAAGTTATGAAGGAAGTACATCCGGATATTGTCCTTGTTCATGGGGACACAACGACAACTTTTGTTGCAAGTCTCGCTGCCTTTTACAATCAGATTCCTGTTGGCCATGTGGAAGCCGGCTTACGTACTTGGAATAAATATTCGCCATTTCCAGAAGAAGTGAACCGCCAATTAACTGGAGTAGTTGCGGATTTACATTTTGCACCAACAGAAATGGCTGCTAATCATTTATATAAAGAAAATAAACCGAAAGAACATATTTTTATTACAGGTAACACGGCGATTGACGCATTAAAAACGACCGTGAAAAAGGATTTTTATCATCCGGTGTTAGATAAATTAAATGGTAACCGTTATATTTTATTAACAGCACATCGACGGGAAAATCTAGGTGAGCCTATGCGTCATATGTTTCACGCAATCATGCGGTTAGTTGAACAGCATAAAGATATCCAAGTAGTCTATCCAGTCCATTTAAATCCTGTCGTTCGCGATTTAGCAAATGAGATATTAGGTGACCATGAACGCATTCATTTAATCGAGCCACTGAATGTGATTGATTTCCACAATATGGCTGCAAGAGCGCATGTAATTTTAACAGACTCTGGTGGGGTGCAAGAGGAAGCTCCATCTTTAGGAGTGCCCGTTCTTGTATTACGAGATACAACAGAACGGCCTGAAGGTATTGAGGCAGGAACATTAAAGCTAGCCGGGACCGATGAAGATAAGATATACCAACTTGCAAATGAATTACTTGTAAATCGTGATGCGTATGATGCGATGGCAAAAGCAGTGAATCCGTATGGGGATGGTCATGCGTCTGAACGAATTATTGAAGCAATCCGATTTTATTTTAAGCAAATAAATATACGACCAGATGACTATCAATTGTAGCTCCTTTTATGTTGAAGGGGCTTTTATCATTTTTTACGATAGTATGTTCAATGGTTGCCTACTTCATTTAGGAAATATCATCCAATATCCAAATTCTGTTGGCGTTCATAATTCTCCTTTATTTTGCCATAATAAGAAAATAACGTTTTTTAAGGGAGGAGAAGAGAGATGAATAAATTAATAAGACGAGTCATCGTATGTATCCTACTAATCGTAATTGGGCCAACAATCTCATCTGCACATCATGAGAAACTCCAAAGGCCTCCCCTCCCAGAAAATAAACATGAACAAAAGACTGCAATTGTGCAATTAAAAGAACACTTAACAACAAGTGAGATAGAAAAACTCCTCAAGCCATACCCAAATTTAAAACTTCGCTATACATTTCAACATATATTTCATGGATTTTCAGTAACCGGGCCAAAACATGAACTAGACAAAATCGCTGAACTCGGATTAACTCAACAAATATATCCTTCTTATACGTACCAACTCCAAGTATCTTCGTATCCAAATGTACTCATTCAAGAGCATAATAATATTGATTTAATTGGAACAAAGGAAATCCGCCGTCTTAACGATAAAAATGGCCGACCACTAACAGGTAAAGGAATAAAAGTTGGTGTAATTGATACCGGTATTGACTATACTCATCCAGACTTAAGAAAATCATATGTAAAAGGGTATGACTTTGTCGATAATGATTCTGACCCGATGGAAACAGTTAATATGGGGCCAAATGATACTTTTCATGGAACACATGTAGCAGGTGTGATAGCAGCTAATGGAAAAATGAAAGGTGTTGCTTGCGAGGCAAAAATTTATGCTTATCGAGCGCTTGGTCCAGGTGGCTTTGGAACAACGGAAATGATTATCGCTGCGATTGAACAAGCAATTAAGGATGGAGTGGACGTGTTAAATTTATCACTCGGAACAAGTATTAATGGTCCTGATTTACCGACAAGTCTTGCTCTTGATAAAGCCGTTGAACATGGAATTGTCGCGGTCACCTCCAATGGAAATTCAGGACCAGATTTATGGACTGTTGGTACACCAGGGACATCACATAAAGCAATCTCAGTTGGAGCAAGTACCCCAAATATAAAAGTACCGTATTTAGATTATTTTCAAAAGCAATTTCGCCTAACCCCATTTTCAGGGTCAAAACAATGGAATATAGACCGCTCTTATATGTTAGTAGATGGGGGACTAGGAAGGGTAGGAGATTTTCAAAATAAAGATGCAGTAGGAAAAATGGCTGTTATAAAAAGAGGAAAACTAACATTTACTGAGAAAGTGAAAAATGCCGAGAAACATGGGGCTAAAGCAGTGATTATTTATAATAATGAGAAAGGAGATGTTTTAGGACAACTAGAAGGTGAAATTGAAATCCCAGTTGCGTTTATCTCAAAGAAAGATGGAGAACAGTTATTAAAACTTATGAGAGAGCGCCCGATGCCAGCGAAGATTACTTTGAAAGAAGAGCAAGATACACTAGCTGATTTTAGTTCACGTGGCCCAGTTACATTTAATTGGGAAATCAAGCCAGATGTAGTTGCACCAGGTGTGGCAATTGTAAGCACAGTCCCAGGAGGCTATATGCCACTACAAGGGACAAGTATGGCCTCCCCACATGTTGCTGGTGCTAGTGCCATTTTAAAACAAGCAAATCCCCATTTGACACCAGAACAAATGAAGGCCATATTCATGAATACGAGTATACCATTAAAGAGAAACAGCGAAGATTACTATGATACATTTGAGCAAGGAGCTGGGCGTATTCGTATTGATAAAGCAATTAAAACAAAGGTAATCATTGATCCTGGAGCACTCATTTTTGGGAAAGTAGAAGGTACGAACTTTGAAGAAAATAAAATAAGGATAACGATAGAGAATGTTAGTGATCAACCAATTCGTATCACATTTCAAGTTCCAGAACGTTCTGATGAAATAGGATGGCATTTACCAACACGATTCATGTTACAACCGAACGAGAAGCGACAGTTAACAATTGGGCTGGAAGTTAAAAATGAGCATAAAGTAAATGAAATTTTTAATGGGTATTTAACAATGTTTGCTGGTTCGGATACGATTCATGTTCCCTATTTATATGTAACGACAGAACCAGATTATCCGCGAATTATGGCCTTTTCCGTAGAAGATGCGAATCATGAGGATCTCTTTCAATATGAAGTTTATTTACCAGGTGGTGCGGAAGAGTTTGGTATTGCATTGTTTGACCCAGACACATATCGATTTATTGACTATTTAGATTGGGAGGAAAATGTTAGAAGAGGATTAATTTCGAGAACAATGA
Proteins encoded:
- a CDS encoding MFS transporter, whose protein sequence is MENTANKVNAKHQAVEVSEKYWWKVVILFTIGWALMYADRTILNPVQAIIGDQFGLSNSQIGLINSVFFLTYAITQIPGGVIGDKYGRKMVVAAGFVLFGLTTGLTGLAGTFGIFMIWRALTGIGEGFYYGPQYALSTESIPTKNLTLGTAIINSGQALGISGGYLLSSKLVLQDGAHWSRPFYVMAIPTIIVGILFYVMLHEKVVRPEDKGKATTQAKSEGPKEKVSIGSIFKNRNLIFIFIMCFCSLYGFFVVTTWLPQFLQAERGYAGTEVGFISSLVPWASIPGAVIFARLSDKLKKSKLLIFILVPLAAISIVAVANVQSHTALIIALICYGLFGKLALDPIMVAFVTKHAPKVALSTALSAYNFIGMTSSILAPYLTGWFVDMIGSMQISFYISGVLLIVGLIFIVFTQENPTKQVK
- the wecB gene encoding non-hydrolyzing UDP-N-acetylglucosamine 2-epimerase, giving the protein MQRIKVMLIFGTRPEAIKMAPLVLELKKRPQQFETIVTVTAQHRQMLDQVLETFHVTPDYDLNMMADRQTLIDLTVKGLAGLDKVMKEVHPDIVLVHGDTTTTFVASLAAFYNQIPVGHVEAGLRTWNKYSPFPEEVNRQLTGVVADLHFAPTEMAANHLYKENKPKEHIFITGNTAIDALKTTVKKDFYHPVLDKLNGNRYILLTAHRRENLGEPMRHMFHAIMRLVEQHKDIQVVYPVHLNPVVRDLANEILGDHERIHLIEPLNVIDFHNMAARAHVILTDSGGVQEEAPSLGVPVLVLRDTTERPEGIEAGTLKLAGTDEDKIYQLANELLVNRDAYDAMAKAVNPYGDGHASERIIEAIRFYFKQINIRPDDYQL
- the arcC gene encoding carbamate kinase, with the protein product MGKKIVVALGGNAILTDDPTAQGQQKVLKYTAEKLANLVKQGHQLVVTHGNGPQVGNLLNQQLAANSEKNPALPLDTCVAMTQGSIGYWTQNALNEVFQQQNIKKQAVSVVTQCLVDKNDPAFKNPAKPVGPFLTEEEAKAAHTQDGATYKEDAGRGFRKVVPSPKPKAIIEYPMVKNLIESGFVTISAGGGGVPVIETETGYQGVEAVIDKDFAAAKLAEMLEADYFIILTGVDNVYINFGKENQQKLEDVHISELKEYIDQNQFAAGSMLPKVEAVIEFLENRPQAAAIITSLENLENLKNGLTGTVVRNSHLRMVSDMHN
- a CDS encoding S8 family serine peptidase; its protein translation is MNKLIRRVIVCILLIVIGPTISSAHHEKLQRPPLPENKHEQKTAIVQLKEHLTTSEIEKLLKPYPNLKLRYTFQHIFHGFSVTGPKHELDKIAELGLTQQIYPSYTYQLQVSSYPNVLIQEHNNIDLIGTKEIRRLNDKNGRPLTGKGIKVGVIDTGIDYTHPDLRKSYVKGYDFVDNDSDPMETVNMGPNDTFHGTHVAGVIAANGKMKGVACEAKIYAYRALGPGGFGTTEMIIAAIEQAIKDGVDVLNLSLGTSINGPDLPTSLALDKAVEHGIVAVTSNGNSGPDLWTVGTPGTSHKAISVGASTPNIKVPYLDYFQKQFRLTPFSGSKQWNIDRSYMLVDGGLGRVGDFQNKDAVGKMAVIKRGKLTFTEKVKNAEKHGAKAVIIYNNEKGDVLGQLEGEIEIPVAFISKKDGEQLLKLMRERPMPAKITLKEEQDTLADFSSRGPVTFNWEIKPDVVAPGVAIVSTVPGGYMPLQGTSMASPHVAGASAILKQANPHLTPEQMKAIFMNTSIPLKRNSEDYYDTFEQGAGRIRIDKAIKTKVIIDPGALIFGKVEGTNFEENKIRITIENVSDQPIRITFQVPERSDEIGWHLPTRFMLQPNEKRQLTIGLEVKNEHKVNEIFNGYLTMFAGSDTIHVPYLYVTTEPDYPRIMAFSVEDANHEDLFQYEVYLPGGAEEFGIALFDPDTYRFIDYLDWEENVRRGLISRTMNKSDAIPKGTYIAIAFAKKAEKEDYIEQIIEIQ
- a CDS encoding dicarboxylate/amino acid:cation symporter; protein product: MGKKIKMNMTTQIIIATVLGIFFGLVLGERMTAVDVVGNIFLRLIQMAIVILVMGQVIEAVGNLNPKQLGKLGLKTISVFMLSSFLAAAFGVFMGFLFQPGSGIDSTKITGGNLPEAPHSSLKETILNFFPQNIFSSMAEASIVQVITFAVLFGLAVSFVRIENPKNQILQVTEQFNQVILRMIGLIMKTAPIGIFFILSSTIGKTGAQVLLPLLKYLGVYALATFLFLLAWFIIVSLYCRVSIIQLTRNLTEMSVMALTTTSSAITLPVALRDSQEKLGIHERVAKLVLPLGMSLNSNGSAMHMAMTIITIAQIFGYSYSIGDYVNIAILATLASLANAVVPGAGLVSLSIVIPQMGLPLESIALFAGVEWFVGMLRTILNVDSDTLSALIVAKSEDAIDYDIFNGRKSQMRKSVLKNIG
- the upp gene encoding uracil phosphoribosyltransferase; the encoded protein is MGKVYVFDHPLIQHKLTYIRKKETGTKEFRELVDEIATLMAFEATRDLPLDEIEIETPVAKTKSKVLSGKKIGVVPILRAGMGMVDGILKLIPAAKVGHIGLYRDPETLKPVEYYVKFPSDIEERDFIVVDPMLATGGSAIEAIHSLKKRGAKHIIFMCLIAAPEGLHALEEAHPDVDIYIAGLDEKLNEKSYIVPGLGDAGDRLFGTK
- a CDS encoding YlbE family protein, which produces MKNAQPFLMDVVPAHTVIPELAGNNKVLLHAGPPIKWDEMTGPMQGSCIGATLFEGWASTEEEAVKLLESGEVEFMPCHHAHAVGPMGGITSANMAVLVVENKLDGTKAYCTMNEGIGKVLRFGAYSQEVVDRLKWMKDVLGPVLSQAIKGKGDGININVIIAKAITMGDEFHQRNIAASLIFLKEVAPKIVELDIEESKKKEVMQFLADTDQFFLNIMMATGKVIVDYARQVQNGTVVTTMTRNGRNFGIRISGMGDEWFTAPVNTPKGLYFTGFTEEDGNPDIGDSAITETVGVGGMAMVAAPGVTRFVGAGGFDDALKVSNEMAEISITQNSNWSIPTWDFKGACLGIDLRKVVETGITPLINTGIAHKEAGVGQVGAGTVRAPLACFEKALEAYAAKLGIVVE
- a CDS encoding oxamate carbamoyltransferase subunit AllH family protein, whose translation is MSFYEFEYGVKSNFLSRILSKQQNGKVHSIFQSSLNIQFGKSLIHIGPLGTPLSSFGINIPKLKLKTILNKVTIGDTVESVDRKIFIRTFQAVFVVHIDKFTTIDLRIHPAPIDTRKLKRNAIYKMILGINYNTMSGMIQSQHEKNMLYKLLSCRNDSIVIKEVIRYFFGRGIGLTPSGDDFLSGIVMVESFFAQTTTWQSMLEKHIKVYETTDVSLNYYYSLLSGFVSENFLNLFRNLYIDVYTTKAKRIVKDVTNYGHTSGYDTLLGIIVAIKLNILEE